The region ATCCATTCACCCAACGCCGCGACATTGGCATCGTTGTCTACGAACGCGGGCAAATGCAGCACTTGCTCCAGTTCTGCTTTCAAGTTGCGCCCTTTCCAATCGGGGATGTTGACGGCTTCCGAAAGCATCACACCTGTCGTCGCATCCACAACGCCGGGCGTTCCCATCCCGACACCGACGAGGGCATCGGGGGGCAATCGGCTGGCATCCAATGCCTCCAACGCTGCTTCTTTAACGCGGTTAAGCACCCAATCGCCGCCTTTTGCCGCTTCCGTCGGGCGCGTCGCTTGAGCGAGGACTGTGCCGTCCTCACCCACGACGCCGGCTGCCACTTTCGTTCCGCCCAAATCTATCGCTAGGGCGTACCGCGCCATTCAACCCTCACGCTCCTTTTTCATGTGAAGCCAATCGCACTCCAATGCCACTCAACCACCGTCTCAACACCTTTCAACTGCGACCGGGTTAAAGTTTAAGGCGGCGTTTGGCGAATTTTGTGGACGGGTAAATGGCAGGCGACCTTGCGTCAAGGAGGTTATCACGATGAGTTTGAAGCGCTGCCTGAACGGGGTTTTGTTGATTGTCCTAATCGCTGTCGGAGGGTGCAGCAACCCTAACTCGGTAGTGGGACCTACCCCGCCACCAATACAACGCACACCCAAACTGTGGACTGTGTTGGTCTATCAAGCGGGCGACAACGACTTGGAAGACGCCCTTATCAAAGACTTCAACGAAATGGAGCGCATCGGCAGCGACGACAACCTCAACATCGTCGTCCAACTAGACCGCTCGCCCCGTTACGACACTTCTAACGGTGACTGGTCCACGACCCGCCGCTACTATGTCACCCGCGACCCGCAAGAGTCCTTTCCGCCCGATTTTACCACTCCTCCCAACAACACCATCCGCAGCCAACTCATCGCTGATTTGGGCAAGGTAAACATGGGCGATGGGAATGTGCTGCGGGATTTTTTGCTCTGGGGCATCCAAAACTTTCCCGCCCAGCGCTACTTGGTCATCTTGTCTGATCACGGGGCAGGGGTGCGCCCCTTTCGGCTCCGCAGGCAGCCGACACGGGGCATGATGTTTGCCGACAGTTTCAACGACTACCTCAACGAGGACGAGACCAAACAAGCCTTTGCCGCCGCTGTGCAACTTTTGGGGCGCCCCATTGACATCATCGGCTTAGACGCCTCAGAAATGAGCGAGATTGAGATCGCCTATCAACTGCGGGATGCCTGCCGTTACCTGATCGCGTCGCAACTTTCTGAGCCCAATGACGGCTACCCCTACGACCGCTTTTTGTTTGAGTTGCAGCGCAACCCCAGCATCAGCACGGAAGAGTTTTTGCAACGCTTCGTTCAGCACTACATCGCCAGTTACCAACCGGGGCAGCCGACCAATGGGGCAGGGAGTGCAGTGACGATCGCCGTCTACAATCAAAGCGTCGTGCCCAGTTATGTGCAGCGGGTAGACGCCTTAGCCCAAGTGCTCCTCAACAAAATCCCGCAATATCGCCAGCAGTTCATCAATTTGCGCAATCAGACCCAGACCTTCAGCGAAGTGATTTACCGCGACCTTTACCACTACTGCCAGTTGTTGAGGGCGAACATTGACGATGCTGCTATCCGCCAAGCGGCGCAGGCGGTGATGGACTTACACGGTCCCAATGCGGGCAAGGCGCTGCTCTACGAATCCCACGCCAGTGGGTTTGACGCGGATGTTAGCAACGCTCACGGGATTGCCATCTACTTCCCTGACCCCGCCCAGTTTGACAGCCGCTACCTCAACGCCAACGATTTTGCCCGCCAAACCCATTGGGGTCTGTTCTTGCAAGCATTGGGGACAGGCACGCCTTTGCCTTAGGGCGCAAACTGCGCCCACGCCCCGTCGGCAACGCCTCATTCGGGGCATTGCAAAACCGCGTGCTTAACGGCAGCCAAGACTTCTTCCACCGACGGAAACCCTTTGCCGGAAGCGTTCCAATGACGAACGACGACGCCGTTGCGGTCAACGAGTAAAACGCCCGCCGCATCGCCGTCCAACCACGCCCGTCGTGCCGCTCCGCTTTCGTCCAGTACGCCCTCGCAGCCGTTAGGGACTTTGCTGCCCCGCCACACCAACAGCAGGTTCGCGTCCCACTCGGCAAGTCGTTCTTTTGCTGCTGCGTAGAGTCGGCAATGTGCCCGACAGACGTGACAGTTGCTGTCGTGTAACATCGCGACGACCGTAACAGCGTAACGACGCCAATCAGGCGTAAACGGTGCACCGTCAGGCATCTTTAGAGTAACTGGTGGCAAACGCCTCAAAGGTTTTCCCTCCTTTGCGGCAACGGTTCGCGGTCTTCTTGCATCAGTTTGCCCATCGGACGAATGCGTGTCCAAATGTTGGTGACAAAAAGCAGAATGGCAACACCTTGCGCCAACCCGCCGACCGCTGAAAGGGTCAGCCACCAGCGAGCGGTGGAGTAACTCGCCGCAATTTCGCCTAACGCCCGCACGGCGGTTCCGATTGTGACGAGCCAATAAATCGCTTCTGAAAGCAGTGGGCTGTAACGGGCGTCTTTGGGGCGCGGGAACATCCAGATGGCGACGCCCATGATCATCATCGCCACGAAGCCGACGAGAAACAGATGCCCATGAGCCGTCGGCAGCCACCGCAGGGCTTTGGGTTCGCCGAAACGCTGCGCGGCGATCATGTGCATGCCTAACAGCGTGCTCAGCACTGCGAACACAAGGCTCGTTTTGATGTAACGGCGCGCCAATTCAAACATCGGGACGCTCCCTCCTTTGTCGTTCAGGCACATCGGCTTTGGCGCGGTGTAACCGTTGGCGTCGGGGCGGCACCACGCCGTCGGGCACGATCCGGGGCTTGAGCGCCCAATTGAAGCGCTTTTTACTGCCCTGCAATATGGCGTCCACCTCTCGCTGAAGCGCCGCCACTTGCCGCTGTAATTCTGGCAGCGCCACGCCCAGCACTTTGCCGGGGCACGCTTGCAAGTAGCGGCTCACCCGCAACAGCAAATTGCGCACCCCGCGCCATTCGCCCCGTTCGGCGTGGATGAGGGCGGCGTCCAGTTGAATGAGCGCTTTCAAGAAACTCCGTTCAGGTTCGCCGACTTT is a window of bacterium HR17 DNA encoding:
- the cloSI gene encoding Clostripain, with product MSLKRCLNGVLLIVLIAVGGCSNPNSVVGPTPPPIQRTPKLWTVLVYQAGDNDLEDALIKDFNEMERIGSDDNLNIVVQLDRSPRYDTSNGDWSTTRRYYVTRDPQESFPPDFTTPPNNTIRSQLIADLGKVNMGDGNVLRDFLLWGIQNFPAQRYLVILSDHGAGVRPFRLRRQPTRGMMFADSFNDYLNEDETKQAFAAAVQLLGRPIDIIGLDASEMSEIEIAYQLRDACRYLIASQLSEPNDGYPYDRFLFELQRNPSISTEEFLQRFVQHYIASYQPGQPTNGAGSAVTIAVYNQSVVPSYVQRVDALAQVLLNKIPQYRQQFINLRNQTQTFSEVIYRDLYHYCQLLRANIDDAAIRQAAQAVMDLHGPNAGKALLYESHASGFDADVSNAHGIAIYFPDPAQFDSRYLNANDFARQTHWGLFLQALGTGTPLP